CCTTTTAGTGATGGGAAACCAAATGGGTTTGTAAGCGTGAGGAGGTTGGTTTCTACGTTACTCGTTAGTatcttagtaaaaaaaaaaatcccctctctctgtctgtctgtctctctctctcaatcttgtTCATTTTCCTAATATAAGTTTCTCATCTATTGACATGCTTTGACAGTCACATATATTTAGGTTCCGATAAGAGCCGCACAGGGATGCTACCTTTTGTTTTCGATGACTCATTCGGGTGAGTATagaattgctttttttttctttctaaatctaTGATTCAACTTTTTCCTAAAACGCATGGTTAATCTTCATTGTGTTAATATATAGGTTTGAGCGATATGTCGAATACGCACTTGATTGTCCAATGCTGTTCTTAGTTCGAAACGAAAACTATCTCAACTGTTGAGGAATGACATTTCGGGTCTACTTCttctttataagaaaaaaatcataaagtttTAAACCTTTGATATCCTCTTGAGTCTGGTTATGATCTGAACATAGTTCTTGACTTTTTCCAGGATTTCTTGTCTGGGAAAATTTCTCATCTCTCTAATGAACAACCTACCATTGACGACTGGGAAACTCATTTAGGATCAATATGGCCAGAGGTTATTTACTTTGTTTCAAAACCACACCATTCAACTTCCTTGTTTCTTAATTATTACGTTCAGAATCATTTTTCTTATGATTATGTATTGTAATAACACTAATAGGTCCGGTTAAAGATTTACTTGGAGATGAGAGGTGCTGATGTAGGTCCATTGGGGATGTTATGTGCCCTACCAGCTTTTTGGGTAATTACATtatcttttaacaaattaaatatataaaaattattgtttcctgggtttattttggtttgtatttGAATCTCAGGTGGGTTTGCTATACGATGAAGACTTTCTCCAAACTACTCTCAATATGATAGATGATTGGACTCCTGAAGAATTAGAGATGCTTAGGACACAAGTAAACTTTGAAGAGAGAGCAAATACTTTACTTTTTGTCCAATTTAACGAAATATTATCGTTTGATACCAATTATCATCTGGTTTCCATATGTTCCAATCACTGGCCTAAAGACAATTTTTAGAGATAAGCCTTTGAAACATGTCGCAGAAGATGTCCTAAAGCTAGCAAAGGTATATGTGTGTCTGGTTTCTCCTTATAATGTGTAATAAATAATTGCTGAAGTTAGTTTGTTATTGTTCAGGATGGTTTGGACCGTAGAGGGTACAATGAAACCGGTTTCTTGAATGCTGTTGCCGAGGTGGTTAAAACAGGTAATTTTTGTTTCTCGGCCAGTCAActaaaaatttgttaattttcttgaCAGAACAGTTAAATACTTTTTCTTACTTAACTGAAAATAAGCTAATTATCTTGTTAAAACAGGGGTTACGCCTGCAGAGAAGCTCTTGGAGTTGTACAATGGAGACTGGGGAGAAAACGTAGATCATGTGTTCCGGGAACTGCGGTACTAGAAATGAACTGTGACCACAAGAGCGTTCAAAAGCTCAATTGCAATcgataaataattatataactatataaataaagtcTCATGgcatttgaaaaataaaactttttgttGGTGTGCgaggagaaaaataaatatttgtatggaataaaaatattgttgtaATTCGtggaataataatattattgttgtgattgttgttaaaaaacattgttgtaatttatgttattttatttggaagttCCCTTAATCAAATGGTTGATCCAGTGTTTATTAAAATTTCTACATTCTCGTGAATTACAAAAGTATTTGATTCAACATTGAAAGTTTTGGAACATATAAATAGGTCTTCTTATTCCCCTTTCTAACcacaagtaaaataaaaagtaaactcATATAGTTATTTTTTCACTATTCTTCATATTAAGAATATTTATTCTCAATTGGTTTCTTTTCAACATGTTAAGATATTACAGTTTTGGAATAGTTCTAAGCATTATCAAAGTTTATTGCACGCACGGCCTCCGTATAGAACAAAATGACCTACATGTTTCCAAAAGGAGTCCTTTACGTCGAGCACTGGATAGCAAAATTTGTTGTTTGAAAACGCTTCTGTGTTCCCCACCCTTTTGTCGGTATTATAATTTTCATCCACAATCGTGATTAGGCGCATATAGGCGTCCTCCTCGGGAGTCAACCGTAGACCACCATTTCCCATTGGAGGACTTGGAAGTGAAGGGCTATAGACTTCACCACCCCATTCTATACCTGTACCATGACTTTCTTTGAATCTGCTTGCTGGCCAGAACCCAATTTCTTGCCATGAGGGCCCCATCAGTAGCCACCAATTCCCGTTGGCTTTGTCCTGTactcaacaaaaccaaacttaaaacaaattcttaatttatagataaaaaagcTTGTCATGGCTTTAGAGTTCAACCATATTTACATGTTACTATCCGTACCCCCTAGCTAGTATGATCGAATTTATGACTTTAATAGTTGGGGAAAAAATGAGCACGAACAAAAAGTGACCTTCTGTATGGCGATGTCATAATCTCTCTCATGGAGAAGTAGACCAGGAGCAAAATCGTGGCTGACTAGTATCATCCCGGATCCGTCCGGACAGAAGTTATTAAAACACGGATGTCCTCCCGCCTGTATTAAACCATATAAACATGTGACTATTAatgattgatttatatatggtatggacatatttaaaaaaaaaaataagatagtCGGCTCACATTTGTAAATACAAACAGCCGAATCCAAGCGTCTTTGTATAATTGTGGATGTGACTAAAAAATGAATGGACAATATGAATCATGTATTTTGATAATAGAAAAGGATATAAAAAGCAGATCTAAATAAATCTACTTACGATCCGACCAACTTGAATGAATTCATTTCCGATTTGAAAGGTCATCCGACCAGAGCTGAATTGCATAGGTCCAGCCAGACAAGTGCCTCTATGCATATTCATAGATGCACCATTGTAAATCCTTGGTTTTCCTTTAGTCCGCACCACAGAAAAGTACTGAAAACAATGATTGAGAAAACTAACATTGTGATATGGCATAATTGTAATGTGCTCGGATAGTATCAATATCATAATTAAAGTTAATAGAAACcactattttgatattttcaaatataaatgtaTCACACCAtagataatattataaattcaaTTACAATGTACAATTACTCATGTTTtttcttggcaaaaaaaaattacatatgttttttaatGTCATCCGCCATATGTATGTAATACACTAATACTATTCACGaaatattaatcaaaacatTTACTGTTGGCAATAAGGTATATACATTTCAACGTGTTTAAACCCATAACCACTTAAATAATTGTTATCTATATATCTACTTAAAAGGGAGAATTTAGTCATATTTTGATTAATCATTATGtgcaaacatatatattcatttctCGTTTCAACTATACCATCGGTCTTATTATTACGATGTTCTATTATGTTTGACATTTCTTactcataaaataaaaacttagaaAGCACTTACGTGATGACCTTCGTTGGAAAGCGTAGGTTGATAGGCACTTTTCCACGAACTTTGCGGATTAGAATTCTCGTCATCAAATGATTTCATTCTTAAAAGATCGTCTTTGGTGACTCGATATGTGGGGACCGTGCCAATAGGGCAACCTACGCCATTTTCCCATAAGTGACCAAATGTTTTGTTACGAAGTACTGTCTCTCTTTTTACTTTTGATCCTTTAGGGTGTGATATCATACCCATCTGCACATCAAAATCCAATATCAGTTAATAAATTAGTTGAACCAATATTAGATTAGGACAAAACCCAACTGTTTTTTGTATAGTACACAAAAAGTATCTTAATTTCGTAACAGTAAAGATTATTCAGAAAAATAAGTCACATCATTGCCATGCCAATTTCTTAATTACCATTGAGATCCTGGTTGAAATTCATATTATTAGAGAAACATACCTTATAGTGAAATGTGTGGTTTTTCATGGATGATTGGTCAAATCCTGGTTGTTTGTAAAAGTCCACGCATCCATACCGTTGACCAGAAATAGACTGTGGATTCATAAATAAGATAGTGATTCTAatgttcatatataataaacaccaacaattattgttttaatatgGTGAGAAGATAAACCTTTATAATTTTGACAGCAGGTTTGTTGATATGCTTTAGTTTTTGCTCtatttcaaaatcttcaaaactttttattttctcggCTGCTTCTACAATGTCATGGCGATGACCTTGACTCAtcaaaatactacaacataGAATATAGCACAAGAAAGTCATCCACATTACTGGAAGTGGACACCCCAGTTTCATTTTCATCAACCTGCTAAATAGAGAAATGAGatagtaagtttttttcttatatatagagaaaggAGCTAATTATTATGAAAGATTTGTTCTAGTAATTggagaaagattgaagaagtCATTTGGCATATAATCACATTCTtcctataaatataatatctttCTATACATGTAACTGCGTATCCTTAGCAATCTTGTACATTTGACTAAAATTTATGGTTTCTTTcttgtaattaattttgaaacgtACATACATGTCAAACAAAGTCTCTCTATACTAAGTAATTTTCATCAATACATTAACGAGATTTAATGTCGTCTTTAACGCAAACCTTCACAAGTCAAAGGAGGCATAATTATTTGTCAACCATAATATCTTCTTAGGCTGGGTAATTTCCGTCAATACATTTAAGAGTTTTACTGTTACCTTtgatgaaattatttaaactcaACTCGGAATCATAATTAGATGGTTGGTCTGACCGGTACAACGGAACTTTCACGgattgaattttatttatatagaaattttgaataatttttcatatttttaaattttgatatgttataCTAGTTTAAAATCATCTCatcatataattttgaaattctaaatttaacacatttcaaaattataattcattCTATCATATAACTCACTACATTTAATCCATCGTCTGGTAtatgagattgttttttttttactttcatacCTTTttgacaaactaaattaatacCT
The sequence above is a segment of the Camelina sativa cultivar DH55 chromosome 10, Cs, whole genome shotgun sequence genome. Coding sequences within it:
- the LOC104717996 gene encoding uncharacterized protein LOC104717996 codes for the protein MKMKLGCPLPVMWMTFLCYILCCSILMSQGHRHDIVEAAEKIKSFEDFEIEQKLKHINKPAVKIIKSISGQRYGCVDFYKQPGFDQSSMKNHTFHYKMGMISHPKGSKVKRETVLRNKTFGHLWENGVGCPIGTVPTYRVTKDDLLRMKSFDDENSNPQSSWKSAYQPTLSNEGHHYFSVVRTKGKPRIYNGASMNMHRGTCLAGPMQFSSGRMTFQIGNEFIQVGRISHPQLYKDAWIRLFVFTNAGGHPCFNNFCPDGSGMILVSHDFAPGLLLHERDYDIAIQKDKANGNWWLLMGPSWQEIGFWPASRFKESHGTGIEWGGEVYSPSLPSPPMGNGGLRLTPEEDAYMRLITIVDENYNTDKRVGNTEAFSNNKFCYPVLDVKDSFWKHVGHFVLYGGRACNKL